GGGGCTGAGATTCGCGTGCCCGATTCGTCGAAAGCCCGTTCCAGTAATTCCTGGGCGCGTTGTTCGTGCATTTCTGCGAGGCCCATCTGGGCTTCGGGTGCTGACGGAGCATCGGGGTAGCGTTCCAGAATTTCTGCGAAGGCAGCTGAAGCCGGCTCATAAGCCGCAGCATCGGCAGCCTGTTTGGCAAAACTGAATAAAATCCCGCCATTCTCCTGTTCAAGCCTGTCGATGGCTCTGTATACATTCAGGGCTTCGCTATACTGGGCGTTTTCCATATAAAGCCACCCGAGTAACTCTCTGTAAGAGCGATTTAGCGGCGTCTCGCGGACAACGTCCTCTACAATAGGAATACTTTTGTCAAGCACGCCTTCCTGATCAATAAAGCGACCAAGCCGGCTGCGTACAAAGCTGAGTTGCCGTTCATTGTTTTTTAGCAACCCTACGTATTCCTGCATCGCTTTGTCATGCGCATTGGTCAGACTATATAGATAAGCCAAATCCATCTGGAATTGGTCTTTACTATTCAACTTCTCCCGGCCTTGCTCGAGAATGCTGACCGCGCGTTCAAAAAGCCGCACCCGCGACAAAGACTGAAAAACTACCCGGTAAGAATTGGCGTGGTTAGGAGCTGCTGCAATTGCTTCGTCCCACGAGGCATAAGCTGCCTGCTCGTCTCCTTTTAGAAATTGTAAACGGGCTTTTTCGGAAAACAAGAGTACCGGATTTGCATCCAACGCAAGCCGCTGGTCTACGAGGGCAATGGCTTCGTCATACATTTTGACGTTTTCGTACCCTTCTTTTAGCTTCTCGTAGAATACATGCGTTGCTGGACTGGCTTCATAGAGGTCTTCCAGGAGTCCGATTGCGCGGTCGAACTGGCCGGCGCGTAAATACGATTCTGCCAGTTGGAAGCGGGCTACCTGTGTGCTATCCATCTGTTGCGCGTGTACTGGTTGTACAGGCGCGCAAACCAACAGGAGTAGGAACGCAGGAATTAATACATACAGTCGTCTATCCATATACCAAAGGTGCCACTCCGTCTTCGGAGGTAGCAGCTAGTTCATATCAGCCAATACGAGGTTGATGTAACGTACAAAAACCGTGCTGTACTGACACAGCATTATTTACATAGCATTTACTTGCAGACGATGAACACGGCGTTTTGTTTGTGTGGATGGCTGAATTTAATTTACATTACCATCTTTCGAGATATTTATCTCTAAAAATACCATAAATATAAATGCCCATCGCATAATTTTGACGGTTCGTAGCAGGATATCAATTAATGGATATAATCCCACATTGCATCCGTTTTGAGCCAGACGTTAGAGCTATTGTCATTAACCAGATTGTTTGGCTTCCAGCTGACAACCGTTAACCTTGAAACGCTTAACAAGCCGTCAAAATTGTTTGTAGGGTATCGTAACATTGTTTAACTCCATTATGAATACCAGGGAAGGACTAAAGGGGAATGCCTAGGCAGATAGCAGTACTTGGCTCAACAGGATCAATTGGCACACAGACGTTGGAAATTGTGCGCCTCTTTCCGGATAAATTGCAGGTGTGTGCCCTTGCAGCGAATCGCAATGTAGCGTTGCTGGCTGAGCAGGCAGCAGAATTCAGGCCGGCCTGTGTTGTCATTGGAGATGCCTCTTGTTATGAGGCATTAAAGGAGCAGGTAGCACATTTGCCTGTTGAGGTGCTTGTTGGGGCAAAAGGCCTCGATGCTGCAGCCCGCATGCCCGAGGTACACACGGTTGTCGCTGCGCTGGTTGGTTTTGCCGGGCTTGCTTCCGTAGTGGCTGGCATCAAAGCGGGTAAAGAAATTGCCCTGGCAAACAAAGAGACGCTGGTTGCAGCCGGCGCACTTGTCAACGAACACCTGGCTGCGCTTGGCGGCACGATGGTGCCTATAGACAGTGAGCACTCGGCCATTTTCCAGTGCATGGTAGGGGAATCCGATAAAACAGTTGAAAAAATTACCCTGACGGCATCCGGCGGACCATTCCGGACACGCACTGCCGCTTTTGAAACAATTACACGGGCGGAAGCCCTGGCCCATCCAAACTGGTCTATGGGGGCAAAAATAACAATCGATTCCGCCACCATGATGAACAAGGGCCTGGAAGTGATCGAGGCCCGTTGGTTGTTCGATTTGCCAGCTGAACAAATTGATGTCCTCGTGCATCCCCAGTCGATTGTGCATTCGCTTGTCACCTTTAATGATGGCTCTACAAAAGCCCAAC
This genomic interval from Bacteroidota bacterium contains the following:
- a CDS encoding 1-deoxy-D-xylulose-5-phosphate reductoisomerase translates to MPRQIAVLGSTGSIGTQTLEIVRLFPDKLQVCALAANRNVALLAEQAAEFRPACVVIGDASCYEALKEQVAHLPVEVLVGAKGLDAAARMPEVHTVVAALVGFAGLASVVAGIKAGKEIALANKETLVAAGALVNEHLAALGGTMVPIDSEHSAIFQCMVGESDKTVEKITLTASGGPFRTRTAAFETITRAEALAHPNWSMGAKITIDSATMMNKGLEVIEARWLFDLPAEQIDVLVHPQSIVHSLVTFNDGSTKAQLGAPDMRVPIQYALSYPDRWSAPHPRIDWMKNASLTFESPDFDRFPCLRLAFEALAAGGAAPAVLNAANEVAVGRFLKDDIRFVDIPILIEAALARFSAASFNTLEELVDLHNAVQAVVLELNRTTTN
- a CDS encoding tetratricopeptide repeat protein, translated to MDSTQVARFQLAESYLRAGQFDRAIGLLEDLYEASPATHVFYEKLKEGYENVKMYDEAIALVDQRLALDANPVLLFSEKARLQFLKGDEQAAYASWDEAIAAAPNHANSYRVVFQSLSRVRLFERAVSILEQGREKLNSKDQFQMDLAYLYSLTNAHDKAMQEYVGLLKNNERQLSFVRSRLGRFIDQEGVLDKSIPIVEDVVRETPLNRSYRELLGWLYMENAQYSEALNVYRAIDRLEQENGGILFSFAKQAADAAAYEPASAAFAEILERYPDAPSAPEAQMGLAEMHEQRAQELLERAFDESGTRISAPNYEASFAAYQVFLQQYPTHPYYPEVLKRMGRLQQDVFFNLGDAEATLLEVLNEFGSSSAANDADFDLGRIAVMRGDLDKARLIFTRLEEKLRIGELAEKARFQLALIHFYEGEFDASLTLSQVMNENTSTDIANDAIELKVLLFENKGPDSLNTPLNLYATASLAKRQRTYDIALAGLDDLLLRFGSHALADDARFLRATTLREIGETESALQAFLEFHLIHPTSFLVDRSLFTAAEIYEQQLGDDDKAAETYSKLLLEHPTSLLASQARDRIRMLRGDGT